One window from the genome of Paenibacillus azoreducens encodes:
- a CDS encoding alpha-mannosidase has product MFLTSQKLDARIHELSRYRYRDSISIPSFLSLEDKRKEINPEIPEVNESWTPLRTGETWTGRDLYLWLSAHIDIPSDWTGKKVLGIFDFGETGAGNNSGFESLFYLDGQPYQGVDSNHTEVFLNEDFAGTRQHFLFRLWSGLEGGGPRKNQTHGIRAAEICWLDEIADDYYFSLLAVAETVKVLDPNLAERAQLLKYADQSLALIDWSHPGSPEFYTTLYEARDDLAKHIEAMEKSTPVEITCIGHTHIDVAWLWQLKHTREKCARSFSTVLRLMELFPEYIFLQTQPQLYEYVKNDYPELYEKIKERAAEGRWEAGGGMWLEADCNLTSGESLVRQLLVGTRFFKQEFGADCDYLWLPDVFGYSWSLPQILKKSGINTFMTTKISWNQYNRMPHDTFNWRGIDGTEILTHFITTTEPWSEPGSWFYTYNGRITPKTVKGSWDAYRNKDMNQELLLSYGFGDGGGGVNREMLEMRRRLDKLPGMPKLKTGRADEFFRRLNDTVAKTDSYVHTWDGELYLEYHRGTYTSQAHNKLMNRKLELLYRETEWLNAMHSVIGGDWSVYPGSSLHEGWKIILRNQFHDIIPGSSIREVYEDSRVEYDEAEQIGKQAWQQAETALVAEAANNGEFTVWNSSPWAWTGLVEIPTWDGASKGRWKDIHGVELLSEKTNNGWLVEVQDVPSLGYTTITFEQQDNAYEADSTNPFVLTAHGVETPFYKLEWNEAGQLTRIYDIEEQREVLAKGARGNVLQIFEDKPLAHEGWDIDIFYQQKSREINALTELKVEECSPLRTVVSFAWTYGQSTLSQQMILYGNSRRIDFVTEADWHERQQLLKVAFPVNVRSTEATYDIQYGNVKRPTHWNTSWDMARFETVGHQWADLSDQGYGVSLMNDCKYGYDIKDNVMRLSLIKCAIHPDTEADQGYHRFTYSLFPHKGTWLQGDTVRNAWDLNNPLKASQGSAEVQTRSMFKLSSNTAMISAVKKAEDDNKVIVRVHDFSGSRNVINMESDFNLVSWQACNLMEQPEGELQHNSLISFVLEPYEIKTFIIDLAK; this is encoded by the coding sequence ATGTTTCTTACTTCACAAAAGCTGGATGCGCGTATTCATGAATTATCCCGTTATCGTTACCGTGATAGCATTTCTATTCCATCCTTCCTTAGTTTGGAGGATAAGCGCAAAGAAATTAATCCTGAAATTCCCGAGGTCAACGAATCCTGGACTCCGCTTCGTACGGGTGAAACCTGGACTGGTCGCGACCTTTATTTATGGTTGTCCGCCCATATTGATATTCCATCTGATTGGACTGGCAAAAAAGTGCTGGGCATTTTTGATTTTGGAGAGACTGGCGCCGGCAACAACTCCGGATTCGAGTCCCTGTTCTATTTGGATGGCCAGCCTTACCAAGGCGTGGATTCCAATCATACCGAAGTTTTTCTGAACGAGGATTTCGCGGGAACCCGTCAGCATTTTCTGTTCCGCCTCTGGTCCGGTCTTGAAGGTGGAGGACCACGCAAGAACCAGACACACGGCATACGCGCGGCAGAAATCTGCTGGCTTGATGAGATCGCTGATGACTATTATTTCTCGCTGTTGGCTGTAGCGGAAACTGTAAAGGTACTTGATCCAAATCTGGCCGAGCGGGCCCAATTGCTGAAATACGCAGATCAATCCTTGGCTTTGATCGACTGGAGTCACCCAGGATCACCTGAGTTCTACACAACTCTTTATGAGGCTCGGGATGATTTGGCCAAGCATATCGAAGCTATGGAAAAATCAACTCCGGTGGAGATTACTTGCATCGGCCATACCCATATCGATGTTGCATGGCTATGGCAGCTGAAGCATACCCGTGAGAAATGCGCTCGTTCCTTTTCGACTGTTTTGAGATTAATGGAGTTATTCCCAGAGTATATTTTCTTGCAAACTCAACCGCAGCTGTATGAATATGTGAAAAATGATTACCCTGAGCTTTATGAAAAGATCAAAGAGCGGGCTGCTGAAGGACGTTGGGAAGCTGGCGGCGGCATGTGGCTGGAAGCCGACTGCAACCTGACCTCCGGGGAATCCCTTGTGCGTCAATTGCTGGTGGGCACAAGATTTTTCAAGCAGGAATTTGGAGCGGATTGCGATTACTTGTGGCTGCCTGACGTCTTTGGCTACAGCTGGTCCCTGCCGCAAATTCTGAAAAAGTCAGGAATCAATACGTTTATGACCACCAAAATCAGCTGGAACCAATACAACCGGATGCCGCATGACACATTCAACTGGCGCGGGATTGACGGAACTGAAATTCTGACCCATTTCATTACGACAACAGAGCCATGGTCGGAGCCAGGGTCATGGTTCTACACCTATAATGGTCGTATCACGCCGAAGACCGTCAAGGGAAGCTGGGATGCCTACCGCAACAAAGACATGAACCAGGAACTGCTGCTATCATACGGCTTTGGCGATGGAGGCGGCGGCGTCAACCGCGAAATGCTGGAAATGCGGCGCAGACTCGATAAGCTGCCGGGAATGCCTAAACTGAAGACAGGACGTGCAGATGAGTTTTTCCGCAGGCTGAACGATACTGTAGCTAAAACAGACAGCTATGTCCATACTTGGGATGGCGAGTTATATCTCGAATATCATCGTGGCACTTATACTAGTCAGGCTCATAATAAGCTGATGAACCGCAAGCTTGAGCTGCTGTATCGAGAAACAGAATGGTTAAATGCGATGCACAGTGTCATTGGCGGCGACTGGAGCGTATATCCTGGCAGTTCGCTTCATGAAGGCTGGAAGATTATATTGCGCAACCAGTTCCATGACATTATCCCGGGCTCGTCCATCCGCGAGGTATACGAGGACAGTCGTGTTGAATATGACGAAGCGGAGCAAATCGGTAAACAGGCTTGGCAGCAAGCCGAGACCGCCCTTGTTGCTGAAGCAGCAAATAACGGCGAGTTCACGGTTTGGAATTCCTCGCCTTGGGCATGGACCGGACTGGTTGAAATTCCAACATGGGACGGAGCATCCAAAGGACGCTGGAAGGATATTCATGGGGTGGAACTGCTCTCGGAGAAGACCAACAACGGTTGGCTTGTAGAGGTACAGGACGTGCCTTCGCTTGGATATACAACGATCACCTTCGAGCAACAAGATAATGCGTATGAGGCAGACAGCACAAATCCATTTGTATTGACCGCACACGGCGTTGAAACACCTTTCTACAAGCTGGAGTGGAATGAAGCCGGACAGTTAACTCGCATCTATGATATTGAAGAGCAGCGCGAGGTGCTGGCGAAGGGGGCTCGCGGGAACGTTCTGCAAATTTTTGAAGACAAGCCGCTGGCCCACGAAGGATGGGATATTGATATTTTCTATCAGCAAAAATCACGGGAAATCAACGCTTTGACTGAACTTAAGGTTGAAGAATGCAGTCCATTGCGAACCGTCGTCAGCTTTGCCTGGACATACGGACAATCCACGCTGTCTCAGCAAATGATTTTGTACGGAAACAGCCGCCGGATCGATTTTGTAACGGAAGCAGATTGGCACGAACGGCAGCAGCTGCTTAAAGTAGCCTTCCCGGTTAACGTTCGCTCCACAGAGGCGACATATGACATTCAATACGGTAATGTAAAGCGCCCAACCCATTGGAACACAAGCTGGGATATGGCCCGTTTTGAGACGGTTGGACATCAATGGGCTGATCTATCCGATCAAGGTTATGGCGTAAGCCTGATGAATGATTGCAAATACGGTTACGACATTAAAGATAACGTGATGCGTCTTTCACTAATTAAATGCGCCATTCACCCAGACACCGAAGCAGATCAAGGCTACCATCGTTTCACGTATTCCCTCTTCCCGCATAAGGGAACATGGCTGCAAGGAGATACTGTCCGCAATGCCTGGGATCTCAATAATCCGCTTAAGGCCAGCCAAGGAAGCGCAGAGGTACAAACGCGCTCCATGTTCAAGCTGTCTTCAAATACAGCTATGATCTCTGCTGTGAAGAAAGCCGAAGACGATAATAAAGTGATCGTTCGTGTTCACGACTTTTCCGGCAGCCGAAATGTTATCAACATGGAAAGCGACTTTAACCTCGTATCCTGGCAGGCATGCAATTTGATGGAACAGCCGGAAGGCGAACTGCAGCATAACTCTCTTATTTCCTTTGTGCTAGAGCCTTACGAAATCAAAACCTTTATTATTGATCTTGCTAAATAA
- a CDS encoding stalk domain-containing protein encodes MKKTLLSVIVLGMTISGAAGVYAGSKLEKINAYLNHGIIFKVNGTVQSLTDSNGKKLVPITYQNTTYLPVRAISNMAGINVEFDAASQQIRLDTKQAGDSQPVGKLTTVNYSEAQIKAIKKAYANFDSFETAYAPKQMANNDNYVKAVGTSDGVNLVFKHMIVNVSPRDYSTGYESKKVKLAGGVSAKWYSPSDTPMLGFQLDDRTVTISSPDGSLSSSQIEQIAVSVAKLK; translated from the coding sequence ATGAAAAAAACACTTTTGTCCGTTATCGTATTGGGGATGACTATATCGGGAGCCGCCGGTGTGTATGCCGGAAGCAAGCTTGAGAAGATCAACGCATATCTGAATCACGGCATTATCTTTAAAGTAAACGGAACCGTTCAATCCTTAACAGATAGTAATGGCAAAAAGCTGGTGCCGATCACCTATCAAAATACGACGTATTTACCAGTACGGGCCATTTCCAACATGGCTGGAATCAATGTAGAGTTCGATGCCGCCAGCCAGCAGATCCGTCTGGATACGAAACAGGCCGGCGATAGCCAACCCGTAGGTAAATTGACAACCGTCAATTACAGTGAAGCACAGATCAAGGCGATCAAAAAGGCTTACGCCAATTTCGATTCCTTTGAGACGGCTTATGCTCCAAAGCAAATGGCCAATAACGACAACTACGTTAAAGCAGTAGGTACGAGTGATGGAGTCAATCTGGTCTTTAAGCATATGATTGTTAATGTGTCGCCACGGGATTATTCCACTGGCTATGAATCCAAGAAGGTTAAGCTGGCGGGCGGCGTCAGCGCGAAGTGGTATTCACCTTCAGATACGCCGATGTTGGGTTTCCAACTGGACGACCGGACAGTGACGATCAGTTCCCCTGACGGTTCTCTGAGCAGCAGCCAAATCGAACAGATCGCTGTTAGTGTAGCTAAACTGAAGTAA
- a CDS encoding TolB family protein, whose amino-acid sequence MKINKGKYIAGLLAATLLSAGILSGCNAKQERSTPDTTGQTRAETGGGKRELTVVKESKPPAEQGIAVQRIHRIDGANIEKWLSDHELEIQETTLEKQATATKEGQYSYRRFRFDLETGKRLNIKDQAEADQGEVIKSFPSPDGKYSFIQTWKNKYTAVNTIKNIATGELREVAIDNYMEMGGWLNNDSYILATGSMKDRGEIWNISVDGSRKKIALQDSDIEIFTEFAVGNGKIYYTDAKSRLKSFTPTQTRPIQLAEDVSSLSLSPDGQRIAVSTAGNGGQEEPRLLIYDTGGHVQGLLIGKGDLLSYPSWSPDSSKLAFAVYTEDKGGMNGIYIFDTVSGKVSPLGLSYQPVYPLSWNPSGTRLGITVDDKEKLIVTHIVDFKK is encoded by the coding sequence ATGAAGATCAATAAAGGGAAATACATCGCCGGACTGCTTGCCGCGACCTTGCTGTCAGCCGGCATCTTATCCGGCTGTAACGCAAAGCAGGAGCGCAGCACGCCGGATACAACAGGCCAAACTAGAGCCGAGACGGGAGGAGGAAAACGTGAACTGACAGTAGTCAAAGAGAGCAAACCGCCTGCCGAGCAGGGAATTGCCGTTCAGCGCATACACCGGATTGATGGCGCAAATATCGAGAAATGGCTATCAGACCATGAACTGGAAATCCAGGAAACCACGTTGGAGAAACAGGCCACGGCTACGAAGGAAGGGCAATATAGCTACCGCCGGTTCCGTTTTGATCTGGAGACGGGAAAGCGGCTGAACATCAAGGATCAGGCAGAAGCGGACCAGGGAGAAGTCATCAAATCTTTTCCATCGCCGGATGGGAAATACAGCTTCATTCAGACCTGGAAGAATAAATATACGGCCGTGAATACGATCAAAAATATCGCTACAGGAGAGCTGCGTGAAGTTGCAATCGACAATTATATGGAAATGGGCGGTTGGCTTAATAATGACTCCTATATTCTTGCAACCGGCTCGATGAAGGACCGGGGCGAGATATGGAACATATCCGTGGACGGTAGCCGGAAAAAGATTGCGCTGCAGGATTCCGACATAGAGATCTTCACCGAATTTGCTGTGGGCAACGGGAAGATTTATTACACGGATGCCAAAAGCCGCCTGAAGAGCTTCACCCCCACACAAACTCGGCCAATCCAACTAGCAGAGGATGTCTCCAGCTTGAGCCTGTCTCCTGACGGGCAGCGGATCGCCGTCTCTACCGCAGGAAACGGCGGGCAGGAAGAACCGCGCCTGCTCATCTACGATACGGGTGGTCATGTGCAAGGCTTGCTGATTGGTAAAGGTGATTTGCTGTCCTATCCATCCTGGTCCCCCGATTCCTCCAAGCTGGCTTTCGCGGTTTATACCGAGGATAAAGGTGGCATGAATGGTATCTATATTTTTGATACTGTATCCGGCAAGGTTTCGCCGCTAGGGTTATCGTATCAGCCGGTTTATCCGCTAAGCTGGAATCCTTCTGGCACCAGGCTGGGAATCACGGTGGATGACAAAGAGAAGCTGATCGTAACACATATCGTCGATTTCAAAAAATGA
- a CDS encoding sensor histidine kinase translates to MTGKFRLGLKGKMSLLLALLLVFVVTCLSVLVLSGIRENQRTLLEQSFTRQAEAANLRVREEYLTEGRMPPERFMKQLGQRLAVDLGAQSGMAVTLYTVDGSIAGTSLPFQPRADVQDALQITAQGQSAYITEGDQLLFLAPLYNAEQRLGTVQFHASLAEQNAFYARIRRLFLLVGATVLGIGFLIGYVYVRRQVNIIDRLNRVASQIGRGDYLSAPSVVRKDELGELAQGIYKMSRSISTSVGALHEEKQKLLETVGRLRELEQQQKQFIGNISHELKTPLTSIIAYSDLLNMYSDDPALLDDAGRRIHEEAQRLYSLVEKALQLSAMDVYEFETHAKTVPLRPLLEEAVARLQGKADSSKVTIHTSLVAGEVWADPENVMHIMLNLLDNAVKYNRPGGQVHLLNYTAASADEAHRMIIEVADTGFGIPEDAVSRIFDPFYTVSRDRSRASGGTGLGLALVRNLAEKQGGTVQLSETGPNGSRFRVELPLDASGCKG, encoded by the coding sequence ATGACAGGAAAATTCCGGCTGGGCCTGAAGGGGAAAATGTCTTTGTTGCTCGCCCTGCTGCTCGTTTTTGTCGTAACCTGCCTGAGCGTGCTGGTGCTCAGCGGCATCCGTGAGAACCAGCGAACCTTGCTCGAGCAGTCTTTTACCCGGCAGGCAGAAGCTGCCAATCTGCGCGTGCGGGAGGAATATCTGACCGAAGGCAGGATGCCGCCGGAGCGGTTTATGAAGCAATTGGGTCAGCGGCTGGCCGTGGATTTGGGCGCACAAAGCGGTATGGCGGTGACGCTGTATACGGTGGATGGCTCCATTGCCGGCACCTCGCTGCCATTTCAGCCCCGGGCCGATGTGCAGGATGCTCTGCAAATTACAGCCCAGGGACAGTCGGCGTATATTACAGAAGGGGATCAGCTGTTGTTTCTCGCTCCCCTGTACAATGCCGAGCAGCGTCTGGGGACGGTGCAGTTTCATGCTTCACTCGCCGAGCAAAATGCTTTTTACGCCCGAATTCGCCGGCTGTTTCTTCTTGTCGGAGCCACCGTGCTTGGTATTGGTTTCCTGATCGGATATGTGTATGTCCGGCGGCAGGTCAATATCATTGATCGGCTGAACAGGGTGGCATCGCAAATTGGTCGAGGTGATTACCTGTCAGCCCCTTCGGTAGTCAGAAAGGATGAGCTAGGTGAACTCGCACAAGGAATCTATAAAATGAGCAGAAGCATCTCCACTTCAGTCGGTGCTTTGCATGAAGAAAAGCAGAAGCTGCTTGAAACAGTGGGGAGGCTGCGGGAACTGGAGCAGCAGCAAAAGCAGTTCATCGGCAATATCAGCCATGAGCTGAAGACGCCGTTAACTTCGATTATCGCGTACTCCGACCTGTTGAATATGTACAGTGATGATCCTGCCCTGTTGGATGATGCCGGCAGGCGCATCCATGAGGAGGCGCAGAGGCTGTACAGCCTTGTGGAAAAGGCGCTGCAGCTGTCAGCAATGGATGTTTACGAGTTTGAGACACATGCGAAGACGGTTCCGCTGCGGCCTTTGCTGGAGGAAGCTGTAGCCCGGCTGCAAGGAAAGGCAGACAGCTCTAAGGTTACGATCCATACTTCACTTGTTGCAGGTGAGGTGTGGGCCGATCCAGAGAACGTGATGCACATAATGCTTAATTTACTGGACAATGCGGTAAAATATAATCGGCCAGGCGGACAAGTTCACCTGCTTAACTACACTGCAGCGTCAGCAGACGAAGCACACCGGATGATCATCGAGGTTGCCGATACAGGATTCGGTATTCCGGAGGATGCCGTATCCCGTATTTTCGATCCGTTTTATACGGTCAGTAGAGACCGATCAAGAGCCAGCGGCGGAACAGGACTTGGATTAGCTCTTGTTCGCAATCTGGCTGAGAAGCAAGGGGGAACGGTACAGCTTTCCGAGACGGGACCGAACGGGTCGCGTTTCAGGGTTGAGCTTCCATTAGATGCTTCCGGTTGCAAAGGATAA
- a CDS encoding response regulator transcription factor yields MIKILVVDDESSIRSALAYALRREGYEVEMAADGQEALDKVKTFLPAVMVLDVMMPRVSGYDVCRKLDGQPRPAILLLTVKDDIVDKVLGLELGADDYMTKPFDMRELLARVKALSRRGGYVQQMQQEQQDVLRLGELTAEMFSRTVSIQGELLDLTPKEFDLLVLLMRNPGRVYSREMLLEKVWDMNFAGGTRTVDIHVQRLRKKLGNHHGLIQTVYGIGYKSTGAP; encoded by the coding sequence ATGATAAAAATTCTTGTGGTAGATGACGAGAGCAGCATCCGGTCGGCTTTAGCATACGCGCTGCGCAGAGAAGGTTATGAGGTGGAGATGGCTGCGGACGGTCAGGAGGCGCTGGACAAGGTGAAGACGTTCCTGCCTGCTGTTATGGTGCTCGATGTCATGATGCCTCGTGTAAGCGGTTATGACGTATGTCGCAAGCTGGATGGACAACCGCGGCCTGCGATTCTCTTGCTGACTGTCAAGGATGATATTGTCGATAAAGTGCTGGGACTGGAGCTGGGCGCCGACGATTACATGACCAAACCTTTTGATATGCGGGAACTGTTGGCCAGAGTCAAGGCTCTATCACGCCGGGGCGGTTATGTGCAACAAATGCAGCAGGAGCAGCAGGATGTGCTGAGACTGGGAGAGTTAACTGCAGAGATGTTCAGCCGCACGGTGAGTATTCAAGGGGAACTGCTGGATTTAACTCCTAAGGAATTTGATCTGCTGGTTTTGCTGATGCGAAATCCGGGGCGGGTCTATTCACGGGAGATGCTGCTGGAGAAGGTGTGGGATATGAATTTTGCGGGCGGCACCCGCACCGTGGACATCCATGTGCAGCGTCTGCGCAAAAAGCTGGGCAATCACCATGGGCTCATTCAGACTGTGTACGGAATCGGTTATAAAAGCACGGGGGCACCCTAA
- a CDS encoding phosphotransferase enzyme family protein, with protein sequence MNMLNFNEVVKIVDAYLLPSISELFGLEGYEIQLIPAHDGGRNVVYTCEKEGADAKILRIAFLPDRNREDFLAEVEYIRYLFEHGGSVSNVVSSRKGNLLEEITHNEHTFYICLFEKAKGKMLAENNYRYREGAPITEYYYNSGKVLGKMHQISKGYTPVHRRYSFFDKYNAEYIDKLIPGSLSPLKEKLVELLNTLKGLDRNQETFGMVHFDYSDGNYMIDFETGQITVYDFDNSCFCWYIYDLANLWTHGVGWIQFEPDAGKRKNFMDDYFETVLAGYRSETEIEDSMLDTLPLFIQVTLMENVVDAFEVMRNNGEELECDEELSYRIKCLEDDIPYLGFFHEIYSCEGPFEYEERNI encoded by the coding sequence ATGAATATGTTGAATTTTAACGAGGTTGTTAAAATCGTGGATGCATATTTGCTTCCATCAATATCAGAGTTGTTCGGATTAGAAGGTTATGAAATTCAGCTGATTCCGGCACATGATGGAGGACGAAATGTCGTTTATACCTGTGAGAAAGAGGGCGCAGACGCCAAAATACTTAGAATCGCCTTCTTACCTGACAGAAACCGGGAAGATTTTCTGGCCGAAGTGGAGTATATCAGGTATTTATTTGAGCATGGCGGAAGTGTCTCGAATGTAGTCAGCTCCCGCAAGGGGAATCTGCTGGAAGAGATCACGCATAATGAGCATACCTTTTATATCTGCCTGTTCGAAAAAGCCAAGGGAAAAATGCTGGCAGAAAATAATTATCGGTACCGGGAGGGAGCTCCAATTACCGAATATTATTATAATTCCGGTAAAGTCCTGGGGAAAATGCACCAAATATCGAAAGGGTATACTCCTGTCCATCGCCGGTATAGTTTTTTTGACAAATACAATGCCGAATATATCGATAAGCTGATACCTGGCTCCTTATCTCCGCTTAAGGAGAAGCTGGTAGAGCTTCTCAACACGTTAAAGGGATTGGACAGGAACCAGGAGACTTTCGGCATGGTCCATTTTGATTACAGTGATGGGAATTATATGATAGATTTTGAAACCGGGCAAATCACCGTATATGATTTCGATAATTCATGTTTCTGTTGGTATATTTATGACCTGGCAAATCTCTGGACACACGGAGTAGGCTGGATACAATTTGAACCAGACGCCGGTAAACGTAAAAATTTTATGGATGATTATTTTGAAACAGTCCTCGCGGGATACAGATCCGAGACTGAGATCGAAGATTCGATGTTGGATACGCTACCCTTATTCATTCAGGTAACGCTCATGGAAAATGTTGTAGATGCATTCGAGGTAATGCGGAACAACGGCGAAGAGCTAGAGTGTGATGAGGAGTTATCGTATCGTATAAAATGCTTGGAAGACGATATCCCGTATTTGGGATTTTTCCATGAGATTTACTCATGTGAAGGACCATTTGAGTATGAGGAACGAAACATATAG
- a CDS encoding amidase → MKLYEYARYDGLGLAELVKRGEVAPRELTALACEAIRLVNPQLNVIAVSMQELAIKESESVLPKGPFTGVPFLLKDSTLHAAGVPLNSGSRLGEGMIYPYDSELMRRFRQAGLVAIGSTTAPEFGFNATTEAVLYGPTRNPWNPEKSPGGSSGGSAAAVAAGIVPLAHANDGGGSIRIPASCNGLVGLKPTRGRTPNGPDNGEVLSGLGVQFAVTKSVRDAAALLDAVAGPDSGAYAWAERPGRPFSAEAAAEPGRLRIAWTGNPLSGTPVDKECLRVLHETVGLCEELGHELVEALPEVDDEALFEATMNLWAANTYHGIERLSKALNRIPSEHNLEATILKTYRYGASLSAHDLLTALDISAKAARSVGRFFEQYDALLSPTLASPPLPLGVLNANDPEIDVRRWLEQVFTYAPFTSLFNTTGQPAISLPLGWSSDGLPIGMQFAGRFADEAALLRLAGQLEAARPWNHKRPGIYAANFQ, encoded by the coding sequence ATGAAGTTATACGAATATGCGAGATATGACGGACTGGGACTGGCTGAGCTGGTCAAGCGCGGGGAAGTTGCGCCTCGGGAATTGACGGCGTTGGCTTGCGAAGCCATCCGGCTGGTGAATCCGCAATTAAACGTAATAGCCGTTTCCATGCAGGAACTGGCGATAAAGGAAAGCGAGTCTGTTTTACCGAAAGGACCGTTTACAGGTGTTCCATTTTTATTAAAGGATTCGACTCTGCATGCCGCGGGAGTGCCTCTCAATAGCGGCAGCCGGTTGGGGGAAGGAATGATTTATCCGTACGACTCCGAGCTGATGAGACGGTTCCGTCAGGCGGGTCTGGTGGCGATAGGGTCTACCACAGCGCCGGAATTTGGATTCAATGCAACAACGGAAGCAGTCTTGTACGGGCCGACGAGAAACCCTTGGAATCCGGAAAAAAGTCCCGGCGGTTCAAGCGGCGGCTCGGCCGCAGCCGTAGCGGCAGGCATCGTGCCTCTTGCCCATGCCAATGACGGCGGCGGTTCTATCCGCATTCCGGCGTCTTGCAACGGTCTGGTCGGCTTGAAGCCGACACGTGGAAGAACGCCCAACGGACCGGACAACGGAGAAGTCTTGAGCGGCCTTGGTGTTCAGTTTGCCGTGACTAAAAGCGTTCGCGATGCAGCTGCGCTGCTGGATGCGGTAGCAGGTCCCGATTCGGGAGCATATGCTTGGGCGGAGCGCCCGGGTCGTCCCTTTTCGGCAGAAGCAGCTGCGGAGCCGGGGCGGTTGCGGATTGCGTGGACGGGAAATCCGTTATCGGGCACGCCCGTTGATAAGGAATGCTTGCGGGTATTGCATGAAACCGTCGGCTTATGCGAGGAACTGGGGCACGAATTGGTGGAGGCCCTGCCGGAGGTGGATGACGAGGCATTGTTCGAGGCAACCATGAACCTTTGGGCGGCCAACACCTACCATGGGATCGAGCGGCTCTCGAAGGCACTGAACCGGATACCTTCGGAACATAACCTTGAAGCAACGATCCTGAAAACGTACCGGTACGGCGCTTCCTTGTCCGCCCACGATCTGCTGACAGCACTCGATATCAGCGCGAAAGCCGCTCGATCCGTCGGCCGTTTTTTTGAGCAGTATGATGCACTGCTTTCCCCGACGCTCGCTTCTCCGCCGCTTCCGCTCGGCGTGCTGAACGCCAACGATCCGGAAATCGACGTAAGGCGCTGGTTGGAACAGGTATTTACTTACGCTCCGTTCACAAGTCTCTTTAATACGACGGGCCAGCCCGCTATTTCGCTGCCGCTCGGTTGGAGCTCCGACGGCTTGCCCATTGGGATGCAGTTTGCCGGACGCTTCGCCGACGAAGCAGCGCTGTTGCGGCTAGCTGGTCAATTAGAAGCCGCCCGGCCATGGAATCATAAGCGTCCCGGCATTTATGCGGCAAACTTCCAATAA